The proteins below come from a single Octopus sinensis linkage group LG10, ASM634580v1, whole genome shotgun sequence genomic window:
- the LOC115216224 gene encoding uncharacterized protein LOC115216224, giving the protein MDKDHYRYMFREQLNGQHFHKKLNQNEDKKAMSEKHGLVLKYRNNLTGNEVNYLTNFEVKTSNFYGLPKIHKSKERQNKRKQFNQRPEITRNHCRTSILIHIVLKPLCNITPRFVRDDMDFLNYIPKSVHQETILVSFDVTSLYTNILHDPGIEAINFCTRIISWKDSQTLSF; this is encoded by the coding sequence ATGGACAAGGACCATTACAGATATATGTTTAGGGAACAACTTAATGGCCAACACTTCCACAAGAAGCTAAACCAAAACGAAGATAAAAAGGCCATGAGCGAGAAACATGGATTGGTCTTAAAATATCGTAATAACCTAACTGGGAATGAAGTTAATTATTTAAccaattttgaagtaaaaacCAGTAATTTCTATGGATTACCTAAGATCCATAaatcaaaagaaagacaaaataaaaggaaacaatTCAACCAGAGACCTGAAATTACACGCAATCATTGCAGAACCAGCATCTTAATACATATAGTTTTAAAACCTTTATGCAACATTACACCAAGATTTGTCCGGGACGATATGGACTTTTTAAACTACATACCTAAAAGTGTCCACCAGGAGACAATTCTTGTTAGCTTCGATGTAACTAGTCTTTACACCAATATCCTACACGACCCAGGAATTGAAGCTATAAATTTCTGCACCCGAATCATATCATGGAAAGATTCTCAAACACTTTCATTTTAG